From the Streptomyces sp. Tu 2975 genome, one window contains:
- a CDS encoding ABC transporter permease, with translation MTGFVLLRVRAHRLLLAAALLAVLLTTCVLASLAAFSGSVGNAALWQTLAGRDAAAAALTVTAKIPPERREAAEEAVVRGAERSFDGLPVTVHRLERSGTYALPRSLQDPEARKDEPDLTHFAALDESRVTMVSGTRPGPADAGVVPVALPEVAAKQLDLRPGARLTLTDRLSDKPITVRLTGLYRPADANDPYWQLDSLGGRGVRSLVFTTYGPLLAHPSVLASDRVASGDVAWLATADFRTVTTERIGALRATATSGPRSLAKDPAFASGATVRTSLPTVLAQSERALLVARSTLMIVAVQLVLLAAYALLLVARLLSTERTGETDLLRARGASRRRIISLAAVEALLLALPAALCAPLLSGPLTRLLAEHSTLARSGLRLGEAPTAQVWLVAAGVAVCCAAAVVAPALAATSGALRLRRGRGGTLPAPVRAGADVGLLAVAAVAYWQLDRQTGSSGGGAISGDREGDLGIDPLLVAAPALALLAGTVLTLRLLPPAARLAERRAAGGRGLPAALAGWQFSRRPLRGAGPVLLLVLAVAMGMLAIGQSASWDRSQSDQADFRAGASVRVVNSGAGRPGDIGLYASLPGVREAAPAHRAPLGLSGNRTATVLAIDTARADEQLLLRDDLADEPPGPLLAESTAAKRARPGVLLPDDARRLTLDLRITEEKAAAGASPSRLTPQVTVIVEDRYGLAYRMSAGKVAADGRVHPVILDLDESSPGGRTAPAGPLALTGLRLDGAIPDGPATAHRLSVDRLSTTGADGTSRTVSAGQDPRWEGSYTEIQAGEPGTPRPLRPAASGSRLLDLGYGIGPDPRAVDSWGRLVRSEFSILVTAARPARPRQIAAVATDEFLRAAGAKRGDVIDVMLSGESLRVRIAGTVRALPTTGPGATAATVAADGEGAATDQQDADGGALLLDLPTINTEIAARGGSSLTPTEWWLSTEPGKAGEVAQALRDRPAADPGQVLVRDEAADELLGDPLGAGPRSALMAVALAAAALAAVGFAVSAAGSLRERSAELAVLRALGAPRRQLARLVAAEQTLLIGIALLVGIGLGAVLTRAVVPLIVLTGQATKPVPDVLIELPVGQVGLLLAGVAALPLLIVAVIALRRADPAVTLRHRGDN, from the coding sequence GTGACGGGGTTCGTACTACTGCGCGTCAGGGCGCACCGGCTGCTGCTTGCCGCGGCTCTCCTGGCGGTTCTGCTCACGACCTGTGTCCTCGCCTCGCTCGCCGCCTTCTCAGGTTCCGTCGGGAACGCCGCGCTGTGGCAGACCCTGGCCGGGCGGGACGCGGCCGCCGCAGCGCTGACCGTCACCGCCAAGATCCCGCCGGAGCGCCGCGAGGCGGCGGAGGAGGCCGTCGTCCGAGGGGCCGAGCGGTCCTTCGACGGACTGCCCGTGACGGTGCACAGGCTCGAACGCTCGGGGACGTACGCTCTCCCGCGGTCCCTCCAGGACCCGGAGGCGCGCAAGGACGAGCCCGACCTCACCCACTTCGCCGCTCTCGACGAGAGCCGGGTCACGATGGTGTCCGGTACCCGTCCGGGCCCCGCCGACGCCGGGGTGGTGCCGGTCGCCCTGCCGGAAGTCGCCGCGAAGCAGCTGGACCTGAGGCCCGGCGCACGCCTCACCCTCACCGACCGGCTCTCCGACAAGCCGATCACCGTCCGGCTGACCGGCCTCTACCGGCCGGCGGACGCCAACGATCCGTATTGGCAGCTCGACAGCCTCGGCGGCCGTGGCGTGCGGTCCCTGGTCTTCACCACGTACGGTCCGCTCCTCGCCCATCCCTCGGTCCTCGCCTCCGACCGTGTCGCCTCCGGAGACGTCGCGTGGCTGGCCACCGCCGACTTCCGCACCGTCACCACCGAGCGCATCGGCGCGTTGCGCGCCACGGCGACGAGCGGCCCCCGATCGCTGGCCAAGGACCCGGCGTTCGCGTCCGGCGCGACGGTGCGCACCTCCCTGCCGACCGTGCTGGCCCAGAGCGAGCGGGCCCTGCTGGTCGCCCGCTCCACCCTGATGATCGTCGCCGTGCAGCTGGTACTGCTCGCCGCGTACGCACTGCTGCTGGTGGCCCGGCTGCTCAGTACCGAGCGGACCGGCGAGACCGATCTGCTGCGCGCCCGCGGCGCGTCACGCCGGCGCATCATCTCGCTCGCCGCCGTCGAGGCCCTGCTGCTCGCCCTGCCGGCGGCGCTCTGCGCGCCTCTGCTGTCGGGGCCGTTGACGCGACTTCTGGCCGAGCACTCCACGCTCGCCAGGAGCGGACTGCGGCTCGGCGAGGCACCGACGGCGCAGGTGTGGCTGGTGGCCGCGGGGGTGGCGGTGTGCTGCGCGGCGGCTGTCGTGGCACCCGCGCTGGCCGCGACCTCCGGCGCGCTGCGGCTGCGGCGCGGCCGCGGCGGCACGCTGCCCGCTCCGGTTCGGGCCGGTGCGGACGTGGGGCTGCTGGCCGTCGCGGCGGTCGCCTACTGGCAGTTGGACCGGCAGACCGGTTCCTCGGGCGGTGGGGCGATCAGCGGTGACCGTGAGGGAGATCTGGGCATCGACCCCCTCCTGGTCGCGGCACCCGCGCTGGCCCTGCTGGCCGGCACGGTCCTGACGCTGCGTCTGCTGCCGCCGGCGGCCCGGCTCGCCGAACGCCGCGCCGCCGGCGGCCGGGGCCTGCCCGCCGCCCTCGCCGGCTGGCAGTTCAGCCGCCGGCCGCTGCGCGGCGCCGGACCGGTGCTGCTGCTGGTGCTCGCCGTGGCGATGGGCATGCTGGCGATCGGACAGAGCGCATCCTGGGACCGGTCGCAGAGCGACCAGGCCGACTTCAGGGCCGGAGCGTCGGTACGGGTGGTGAACAGCGGCGCGGGCCGGCCGGGCGACATCGGCCTGTACGCGTCCCTCCCCGGCGTCCGCGAAGCCGCTCCCGCCCACCGCGCTCCCCTGGGGCTCTCAGGCAACCGGACCGCGACCGTGCTCGCGATCGACACCGCCCGTGCCGACGAGCAGCTCCTGCTGCGGGACGATCTCGCGGACGAGCCGCCCGGCCCGCTGCTCGCAGAGTCCACCGCCGCTAAGCGGGCCCGCCCCGGCGTGCTGCTGCCCGACGACGCCCGCCGGCTCACCCTCGACCTGAGGATCACCGAAGAGAAGGCCGCCGCAGGTGCGTCGCCCTCCCGGCTCACGCCGCAGGTCACCGTCATCGTCGAGGACCGCTACGGTCTGGCCTACCGGATGAGCGCCGGCAAGGTGGCCGCCGACGGCCGCGTCCATCCGGTGATCCTCGACCTCGACGAGTCCTCCCCCGGAGGACGCACCGCCCCGGCCGGTCCGCTGGCCCTGACCGGGCTGCGGCTCGACGGCGCGATCCCGGACGGCCCCGCCACGGCGCACCGCCTGAGCGTCGACCGGCTGAGCACCACGGGCGCCGACGGGACCTCGCGCACCGTCTCGGCAGGTCAGGACCCTCGCTGGGAGGGCAGTTACACCGAGATCCAGGCCGGCGAGCCCGGGACGCCCAGGCCGCTCCGCCCCGCCGCCTCCGGTTCCCGTCTGCTGGACCTCGGATACGGCATCGGACCTGACCCAAGGGCCGTGGACTCGTGGGGCCGGCTCGTCCGCTCGGAGTTCAGCATCCTCGTCACCGCCGCGCGGCCGGCACGGCCGCGGCAGATCGCCGCCGTCGCCACGGACGAGTTCCTGCGCGCGGCCGGAGCGAAGCGTGGCGACGTCATCGACGTGATGCTGTCGGGCGAGTCGCTGCGGGTGAGGATCGCCGGGACGGTGCGCGCGCTGCCGACGACCGGACCGGGCGCCACCGCCGCGACCGTCGCCGCGGACGGCGAAGGAGCGGCCACCGACCAGCAGGATGCCGACGGCGGAGCCCTGCTGCTGGACCTGCCCACGATCAACACCGAGATCGCCGCCCGGGGAGGTTCGTCGCTCACGCCCACCGAATGGTGGCTGAGCACCGAGCCGGGCAAGGCCGGCGAGGTCGCGCAGGCTCTGCGCGACCGCCCCGCCGCCGACCCCGGTCAGGTGCTCGTACGCGACGAGGCCGCGGACGAACTGCTCGGCGACCCGCTCGGCGCCGGGCCGCGCTCCGCGTTGATGGCGGTGGCTCTGGCCGCGGCGGCACTCGCCGCGGTGGGCTTCGCCGTCAGCGCGGCCGGTTCGCTGCGGGAACGGTCCGCCGAACTCGCCGTACTGCGCGCGCTCGGCGCACCGCGCCGCCAGCTCGCCCGGCTGGTCGCGGCCGAGCAGACCCTGCTGATCGGCATCGCGCTGCTGGTGGGCATCGGCCTGGGTGCCGTACTGACCCGGGCCGTCGTGCCGCTGATCGTCCTGACCGGGCAGGCGACGAAACCCGTTCCCGATGTGCTGATCGAACTGCCCGTGGGCCAGGTGGGGCTGCTCCTCGCGGGTGTCGCCGCGCTGCCGCTTCTGATCGTCGCCGTCATCGCCCTCCGTCGCGCGGATCCCGCGGTGACTCTGCGCCACAGGGGGGACAACTGA
- a CDS encoding globin codes for MGSVNEIRRGTLQEQTFYEQVGGEETFRRLVHRFYEGVAEDPLLRPMYPEEDLGPAEERLTLFLIQYWGGPRTYSDNRGHPRLRMRHVPFTVDRAAHDAWLKHMRAALDELGLAEEHERQLWDYLTYAAASMVNAPD; via the coding sequence ATGGGGAGCGTGAATGAGATTCGGCGCGGGACGCTTCAGGAGCAGACCTTCTACGAGCAGGTCGGCGGCGAGGAGACTTTCCGGCGCCTCGTGCACCGCTTCTACGAGGGCGTTGCCGAGGACCCGCTGCTGCGGCCGATGTACCCGGAGGAGGACCTCGGGCCGGCCGAGGAGCGGCTGACGCTCTTCCTGATCCAGTACTGGGGCGGACCGCGCACCTACAGCGACAACCGCGGCCACCCCCGGCTCCGGATGCGTCATGTGCCGTTCACGGTCGACAGGGCGGCCCACGACGCCTGGCTCAAGCACATGCGCGCGGCGCTGGACGAGCTGGGTCTCGCCGAGGAGCACGAGCGGCAGCTGTGGGACTACCTGACGTACGCCGCCGCCTCGATGGTGAACGCCCCGGACTGA
- a CDS encoding methyltransferase domain-containing protein, with protein sequence MGQTGDRFAEAATEARRAMVRDIVADGRPADPAWRAAFEEVPRHLFVPYYFTPRAGAWERLWREDPDPGRRARWLRGAYTDEPLATRLRDGELLSSSSQPSLMALMLDVLEVTDGNQVLEIGAGTGYNAALLAHRLGDAAVTTMDLDPEVTDSARAHLSAAGYHPRVVTGDGARGCPERAPFDRVIATCTLAAVPYAWPAQCRDGARIVAPLSTGIIALRVRHDAGGRTAEGRFLRTSAYFVPLRGTAVPEEPGTGGLSGSAVENDLFRFMLSLTAGSLDPEEALALWYGEHRPERNRFGVTVGAGRQWAWLDDPEGPYVWPLGPPGD encoded by the coding sequence ATGGGTCAGACCGGGGATCGATTCGCCGAGGCCGCCACCGAAGCGCGGCGGGCGATGGTGCGCGACATCGTTGCCGACGGCCGGCCGGCCGATCCGGCCTGGCGGGCGGCGTTCGAAGAGGTGCCGCGGCACCTGTTCGTGCCGTACTACTTCACACCCCGGGCCGGAGCGTGGGAACGCCTGTGGCGCGAGGACCCCGACCCCGGCCGGCGCGCCCGCTGGCTGCGCGGCGCCTACACGGACGAGCCGCTGGCCACCCGCCTGCGAGACGGGGAACTGCTGTCGTCGAGCAGCCAGCCCTCCCTCATGGCCCTGATGCTGGACGTGCTCGAGGTCACCGACGGGAACCAGGTCCTCGAGATCGGGGCGGGCACCGGCTACAACGCCGCGCTGCTGGCGCACCGGCTCGGCGACGCCGCCGTGACGACGATGGACCTCGATCCGGAGGTCACCGACTCCGCCCGCGCACATCTTTCGGCCGCCGGGTACCACCCCAGGGTCGTCACCGGCGACGGCGCCCGTGGCTGCCCCGAGCGCGCCCCCTTCGATCGCGTCATCGCCACCTGCACCCTGGCGGCGGTGCCCTACGCCTGGCCCGCCCAGTGCCGCGACGGCGCACGGATCGTCGCGCCGCTGTCCACCGGGATCATTGCCCTGCGGGTCCGTCACGACGCGGGCGGCCGCACGGCGGAGGGCCGCTTCCTGCGCACATCGGCGTACTTCGTGCCGCTGCGCGGCACGGCCGTGCCCGAGGAGCCGGGGACCGGCGGACTGTCCGGGAGCGCGGTCGAGAACGACCTGTTCCGCTTCATGCTGAGCCTGACCGCGGGGAGCCTCGACCCGGAAGAGGCGCTCGCCCTGTGGTACGGGGAGCACCGCCCGGAGCGCAACCGTTTCGGGGTCACCGTCGGCGCCGGCCGGCAGTGGGCCTGGCTGGACGATCCCGAGGGGCCTTACGTCTGGCCCCTCGGGCCGCCCGGCGACTGA
- a CDS encoding FHA domain-containing protein — protein MPTCPNGHQSGSDDWCEVCGHRMAPPGAPAGAVPPPPPPPPGYGYPGPADPNATAQAELCPQCRTPREAMAPFCEECRYNFLTHTATSYTPVAPPPQQQGGLNLPPGFQSQPGPPWPPAQHGAPPPPPQQQRDPFEYQGSRPSQMNRPAEPLGQEPPGHQQHQQPHQQQHQQQQQPGAFQQQGGPPPPPSPFQQQSGPPAPPAFQQQPGPPAPPAFQQQQSGRPAPQPQQTGGGDDWMLPPPSRTQSPPPPPGHQGPQGHQGPPPFPQQSMPPQHQQGPGMQGMHPGQQPPQQQAAPAGWTAVVGPDREYFMAMMQRSGPEATGLNLPAYSPEQHLPLTGGQITIGRRRQSTGESPDIDLSVPPEDPGVSHQHAVLVQQPDGSWAVVDQNSTNGTTLNGAEDPIQPYVPIPLNDGDRVHVGAWTTITVRRG, from the coding sequence ATGCCGACCTGCCCGAACGGACACCAGTCGGGTTCCGACGACTGGTGCGAGGTCTGCGGCCACCGCATGGCTCCTCCCGGTGCTCCCGCGGGTGCCGTACCGCCGCCTCCACCGCCGCCGCCCGGCTACGGCTATCCCGGCCCGGCCGATCCGAACGCCACGGCCCAGGCGGAGCTCTGCCCGCAGTGCCGCACCCCGCGCGAGGCCATGGCCCCGTTCTGCGAGGAGTGCCGCTACAACTTCCTCACGCACACGGCGACGTCGTACACGCCCGTGGCACCGCCGCCGCAGCAGCAGGGCGGCCTGAACCTCCCGCCCGGTTTCCAGTCGCAGCCGGGCCCGCCCTGGCCGCCGGCGCAGCACGGAGCTCCGCCGCCGCCTCCGCAGCAGCAGCGTGACCCGTTCGAGTACCAGGGCTCGCGGCCCTCGCAGATGAACCGGCCTGCCGAACCGCTGGGGCAGGAGCCGCCCGGTCACCAGCAGCACCAGCAGCCGCACCAGCAGCAGCACCAGCAGCAGCAGCAGCCGGGCGCCTTCCAGCAGCAGGGCGGTCCGCCGCCCCCGCCGTCGCCGTTCCAGCAGCAGTCCGGTCCCCCGGCGCCGCCCGCGTTCCAGCAGCAGCCGGGACCGCCCGCGCCGCCCGCGTTCCAGCAGCAGCAGTCCGGTCGACCCGCGCCGCAGCCCCAGCAGACCGGTGGCGGCGACGACTGGATGCTGCCGCCGCCCTCCCGGACCCAGTCGCCCCCACCTCCGCCGGGGCACCAGGGGCCGCAGGGACATCAGGGTCCGCCGCCGTTCCCGCAGCAGTCGATGCCGCCGCAGCACCAGCAGGGCCCGGGCATGCAGGGCATGCACCCGGGGCAGCAGCCTCCTCAGCAGCAGGCCGCCCCGGCGGGATGGACGGCCGTGGTCGGCCCGGACCGTGAGTACTTCATGGCGATGATGCAGCGCAGCGGCCCGGAAGCCACCGGTCTCAATCTGCCTGCTTACTCTCCCGAGCAGCATCTGCCGCTCACCGGGGGCCAGATCACCATCGGCCGCCGCAGGCAGTCGACGGGCGAGTCGCCGGACATCGACCTGTCGGTGCCCCCGGAGGACCCGGGTGTCTCGCACCAGCACGCGGTGCTGGTGCAGCAGCCGGACGGGTCCTGGGCGGTCGTCGACCAGAACTCGACCAACGGCACCACGCTCAACGGCGCGGAGGACCCGATCCAGCCGTACGTCCCGATCCCGCTGAACGACGGCGACCGGGTGCACGTCGGCGCCTGGACGACGATCACCGTCCGCCGCGGCTGA
- a CDS encoding serine/threonine-protein kinase produces the protein MSGNDNCQRPGCAGSYEDMGGGELYCDTCGLAPVVSPTGMVSSPATGVAGGGGRDSSSARSSSRASSRSSSSRRSVSGRLSLSLTGQSSARSVSVRSSGASAASSARNRLGAGLVSVPDVPRPDPRGAVMANPEVPERKRFCSRSDCGAPVGRARGDRPGRTEGFCTKCGHPYSFVPKLTGGDIVHGQYEVVGCLAHGGLGWVYLAVDRAVSDRWVVLKGLLDTGDQDAMAAAISERRFLAEIEHSNIVRIYNFVEHLDQRTGSLDGYIVMEYVGGKSLKEIANERRGPDGRRDPLPVEQACAYGIEALEALGHLHSRNLLYCDFKVDNAIQQQDQLKLIDMGAVRRMDDDESAIYGTVGYQAPEVAEVGPSVASDLYTVARTLAVLTFDFQGYTNVFVDCLPDPDNIDVFRTYESFYRLLVRATDPDPGRRFASAQEMAEQLTGVLREVVAIQTGRPRPAVSTLFGPELRVTDTELFAEQTEDVSRLGPRDAMRGGRAAGGTAEAPARLPSAAGPAGYAGAPAPYGAVPAPRAPGRPLPGVVPAGRAAPDTDSAPHLAVLDTGAASLALPVPRVDPNDPNAGFLAGLMASAPAELIAALHTAAAGSPETRLRELRARLEMGDLTAATTALATMEQQQPDDWRVVWYRGVTSLVTGDHQAAALSFDAVYDAFPGEPAPKLALGLCAEVLGQLDNAAEYYRLVWTTDPSHVSAAFGLARVQLAAGDRAGAVRTLESVPEASIHYTAARVAAVRARLRRRAVHEPLLDDLSAAASQVAALAGFGLDAVRRERLSTEVLGTALDWVLSGSPGSGPSVPHAPSTLLGSTLDERGLRFGLERSYRVLARLAQRGEERIELVERANRYRPRTWV, from the coding sequence ATGAGCGGGAACGACAACTGCCAGCGCCCCGGTTGCGCGGGCTCGTACGAGGACATGGGTGGCGGCGAGCTGTACTGCGACACCTGCGGGCTGGCCCCGGTCGTGTCACCCACCGGCATGGTGTCCTCGCCGGCCACCGGCGTCGCCGGCGGCGGCGGCCGGGACTCCTCGTCGGCGCGCAGCAGTTCCCGTGCCTCCTCGCGCTCGTCGTCGTCGCGTCGGTCGGTCTCCGGGCGGCTGTCGCTCTCCCTGACGGGGCAGTCCTCGGCCCGGTCGGTCTCCGTCCGCAGCTCCGGCGCGTCGGCAGCGTCGTCCGCCCGCAACCGGCTGGGCGCGGGGCTGGTGTCCGTGCCGGACGTCCCGCGGCCCGACCCTCGCGGCGCTGTCATGGCGAACCCTGAGGTGCCGGAGCGCAAGCGGTTCTGCTCGCGCTCCGACTGCGGCGCGCCCGTGGGGCGGGCACGTGGCGACCGGCCGGGACGCACGGAGGGCTTCTGCACCAAGTGCGGCCACCCGTACTCGTTCGTGCCGAAGCTGACCGGCGGCGACATCGTGCACGGCCAGTACGAGGTCGTTGGCTGCCTCGCGCACGGCGGCCTCGGCTGGGTGTATCTGGCCGTGGACCGGGCGGTGTCGGACCGGTGGGTGGTGCTCAAGGGCCTGCTCGACACCGGCGACCAGGATGCCATGGCGGCCGCGATCTCGGAGCGGCGCTTCCTCGCCGAGATCGAGCACTCCAACATCGTCCGGATCTACAACTTCGTCGAGCACCTCGACCAGCGCACCGGCTCCCTCGACGGGTACATCGTCATGGAGTACGTGGGCGGCAAGTCCCTCAAGGAGATCGCCAACGAGCGGCGCGGCCCTGACGGCCGACGCGACCCGCTGCCGGTGGAGCAGGCGTGCGCCTACGGCATCGAGGCGCTGGAGGCGCTCGGGCATCTGCACAGCAGAAACCTTCTGTACTGCGACTTCAAGGTCGACAACGCCATCCAGCAGCAGGACCAGCTCAAGCTGATCGACATGGGCGCGGTCCGCAGGATGGACGACGACGAGTCCGCCATCTACGGCACCGTCGGCTACCAGGCGCCGGAGGTCGCGGAGGTCGGCCCGTCGGTGGCCTCGGACCTGTACACGGTGGCGCGGACGCTGGCCGTACTGACGTTCGACTTCCAGGGCTACACGAACGTGTTCGTGGACTGCCTGCCGGATCCCGACAACATCGACGTCTTCCGGACGTACGAGTCCTTCTACCGGCTGCTGGTGCGGGCCACCGACCCGGACCCGGGGCGGCGGTTCGCCTCCGCGCAGGAGATGGCCGAGCAGCTGACGGGGGTGCTCAGGGAGGTCGTCGCGATACAGACGGGCCGCCCGCGCCCCGCCGTGTCGACGCTGTTCGGTCCGGAACTGCGCGTGACGGACACGGAGTTGTTCGCCGAGCAGACCGAGGACGTGTCCAGGCTGGGCCCGCGCGACGCGATGCGCGGCGGGCGAGCGGCGGGGGGCACGGCCGAGGCGCCCGCGCGACTGCCGTCCGCAGCGGGCCCCGCCGGGTATGCCGGCGCCCCTGCCCCGTACGGGGCGGTCCCGGCACCCCGTGCGCCGGGCCGGCCGCTGCCGGGCGTCGTGCCCGCGGGCCGGGCAGCGCCGGACACGGACTCCGCGCCGCATCTCGCCGTGCTCGACACCGGGGCGGCGTCGCTGGCGCTGCCGGTGCCCCGCGTCGATCCGAACGACCCGAACGCGGGTTTCCTCGCCGGGCTGATGGCCTCCGCCCCCGCCGAGCTGATCGCCGCACTGCACACAGCGGCGGCCGGTTCTCCGGAGACGCGGCTGCGTGAACTGCGTGCCCGTCTGGAGATGGGCGACCTGACGGCCGCGACGACGGCGCTCGCCACCATGGAGCAGCAGCAGCCCGACGACTGGCGGGTGGTCTGGTACCGGGGTGTCACCTCGCTGGTGACCGGCGACCACCAGGCGGCGGCGCTGTCCTTCGACGCGGTCTACGACGCGTTCCCCGGCGAGCCGGCGCCCAAGCTGGCCCTCGGCCTGTGTGCGGAGGTGCTCGGCCAGTTGGACAACGCGGCGGAGTACTACCGTCTCGTGTGGACGACCGACCCGAGCCATGTGAGCGCAGCGTTCGGGCTGGCCAGGGTCCAACTCGCGGCCGGTGACCGCGCGGGAGCCGTACGGACGCTGGAGTCGGTGCCGGAGGCATCGATCCACTACACGGCCGCACGGGTTGCCGCCGTCCGGGCGAGACTCCGTCGGCGCGCCGTGCACGAACCGCTGCTGGACGACCTGTCGGCGGCTGCCTCGCAGGTCGCCGCCCTCGCGGGCTTCGGTCTGGACGCCGTGCGGCGCGAGCGGTTGTCCACAGAGGTACTCGGCACGGCGCTGGACTGGGTACTCTCCGGAAGTCCCGGAAGCGGGCCGTCCGTTCCGCACGCACCGAGCACACTGCTCGGCAGCACGCTGGACGAACGCGGTCTGCGCTTCGGGCTGGAACGCTCCTACCGGGTGCTCGCCCGGCTCGCCCAGCGCGGCGAGGAGCGCATAGAGCTGGTGGAGCGGGCGAACCGCTACCGCCCCCGGACGTGGGTGTGA
- a CDS encoding glutamate ABC transporter substrate-binding protein, producing the protein MTDSEARPGRRRTLRGWGGVAGMAAACALTAAVTLLPLSHGGDVLTHGTGQGVASTLPLKDDTCEDPDASLTPSGADGPTIAAIKERGKLVVGVDQNSYRWGYRNPVGGGLEGFDIDLARAIAADIVGSPDAVIFRAIPTNQRIAALENGTVDIVVRTMTISCSRIEQVAFSTAYFQAGQQVLASKSSSITGYDKSLTGKRVCSAEGSTAYEALERDSFGATFKDEHDGQPADEDLYTVPNQLDCLVRLQQGLVDAIVTDNALAAGQAAQDPAVELKGDAPFTTEYYGVATKLGNDDLVRRVNQVLVEYRKGPWKKAYDKWLAADLPGITGPPQPKYRAG; encoded by the coding sequence ATGACGGACTCGGAAGCACGCCCGGGACGCCGGCGCACTCTGCGCGGCTGGGGCGGCGTCGCGGGGATGGCGGCCGCCTGCGCGCTGACCGCCGCCGTCACCCTGCTGCCGCTGTCCCACGGTGGTGACGTCCTGACACACGGCACCGGCCAGGGCGTGGCGTCCACCCTGCCCCTGAAGGACGACACCTGCGAGGACCCCGATGCCTCGCTCACCCCGTCGGGTGCCGACGGCCCCACGATCGCCGCTATCAAGGAGCGGGGCAAGCTGGTCGTCGGCGTCGACCAGAACAGCTACCGCTGGGGCTACCGCAATCCGGTCGGGGGCGGACTCGAGGGCTTCGACATCGACCTCGCCCGTGCCATCGCCGCCGACATCGTCGGCAGCCCGGACGCCGTCATCTTCCGCGCCATACCCACCAACCAGCGCATCGCCGCCCTGGAGAACGGCACCGTGGACATCGTGGTGCGCACGATGACCATCAGCTGCAGCCGTATCGAGCAGGTCGCCTTCTCCACCGCCTACTTCCAGGCGGGTCAGCAGGTGCTGGCGTCCAAGAGCTCGTCGATCACCGGCTACGACAAGTCGCTGACGGGTAAGCGGGTCTGCTCCGCGGAGGGCTCGACGGCGTACGAGGCGCTGGAGCGCGACAGCTTCGGCGCGACCTTCAAGGACGAGCACGACGGGCAGCCCGCGGACGAGGACCTCTACACGGTGCCCAACCAGCTGGACTGCCTCGTCAGACTCCAGCAGGGCCTGGTCGACGCGATCGTCACGGACAACGCCCTGGCGGCCGGCCAGGCGGCCCAGGATCCGGCCGTGGAGCTCAAGGGCGACGCTCCCTTCACCACCGAGTACTACGGAGTGGCCACCAAGCTCGGCAACGACGATCTGGTGCGCCGGGTGAACCAGGTGCTGGTCGAGTACCGCAAGGGCCCCTGGAAGAAGGCGTACGACAAGTGGCTCGCGGCGGACCTGCCGGGCATCACCGGACCGCCGCAGCCCAAGTACCGGGCCGGGTGA
- a CDS encoding BadF/BadG/BcrA/BcrD ATPase family protein → MGLTDLSGRGPTAGPAGTVLAIDAGNSKTDVAFVDADGTVLASGRGPGFQPPKVGVRAAIDALAATVEEAMAEGGVTGQVEHVSACLANADLPVEERELTAALYGRGWGRSTQVRNDTFAILRAGVDEPRGVAVVCGAGINCVGMLPDGRTARFPALGKISGDWGGGAGLAEEALWCAARAEDGRGEPTALADTLPAHFGLDSVYALIEALHLGDVAAVRKHELAPVLFATSAAGDLVARSLVHRQAEEVVAMAAVALDRLGLLDEEVPVLLGGSVLAARHPELDGRIRELLAARAPKAVVEVVTAAPVLGAALLGLDHIGASAGAREALRAHYA, encoded by the coding sequence GTGGGCCTGACCGATCTCTCCGGGCGGGGACCCACCGCCGGACCCGCCGGGACCGTCCTCGCCATCGACGCGGGGAACAGCAAGACCGACGTGGCCTTCGTCGACGCCGACGGCACGGTGCTCGCCTCCGGCCGCGGTCCCGGCTTCCAGCCGCCGAAGGTCGGCGTCCGGGCCGCGATCGACGCCCTGGCCGCCACGGTCGAGGAGGCCATGGCAGAGGGCGGCGTCACCGGGCAGGTCGAGCATGTGTCGGCCTGCCTGGCCAACGCCGATCTGCCGGTCGAGGAAAGGGAGTTGACCGCGGCTCTGTACGGGCGCGGCTGGGGGCGCAGCACACAGGTCCGCAACGACACCTTCGCCATCCTGCGGGCGGGGGTGGACGAGCCGCGGGGTGTGGCCGTCGTCTGCGGGGCGGGCATCAACTGCGTGGGCATGCTGCCCGACGGCCGCACCGCGCGCTTCCCCGCGCTCGGGAAGATCTCCGGCGACTGGGGCGGCGGCGCGGGCCTCGCGGAGGAGGCGCTGTGGTGCGCGGCACGCGCGGAGGACGGCCGCGGCGAGCCGACGGCGCTCGCCGACACCCTGCCCGCTCACTTCGGGCTGGACTCGGTGTACGCCCTGATCGAGGCGCTGCACCTGGGAGACGTCGCGGCCGTGCGCAAGCACGAACTGGCGCCGGTGCTCTTCGCGACGAGCGCCGCCGGTGACCTGGTGGCCAGGTCGCTGGTGCACCGGCAGGCGGAGGAGGTGGTGGCGATGGCGGCGGTCGCCCTGGACCGCCTCGGGCTGCTCGACGAGGAGGTGCCCGTGCTCCTCGGCGGCAGCGTGCTCGCCGCCCGTCACCCCGAACTCGACGGGCGCATCCGCGAACTGCTCGCGGCGAGGGCGCCGAAGGCCGTCGTCGAGGTGGTGACGGCAGCACCGGTACTGGGGGCGGCGCTGCTGGGACTGGACCACATCGGGGCCTCCGCCGGGGCGCGGGAGGCGCTGCGCGCCCACTACGCGTAG